A single window of Archangium lipolyticum DNA harbors:
- a CDS encoding regulatory protein RecX: protein MDEAERAQERKPKGAQKQPRKVSPRYLENAALHYLKRYAASVSQLKRVLVRRVDRSLRVHGGERAEALGWVDALVDKLIRNGLINDSAYAGMKAHALRSSGRSARVIAQKLRMKGVSAELAQQKLAEVTAELSEEEAARIWARKKRLGPFRRDARTREENRQRDLAALARAGFSFGIAKKIIDAAPE, encoded by the coding sequence GTGGACGAGGCCGAACGAGCACAGGAGCGGAAGCCGAAAGGGGCGCAGAAGCAGCCCCGGAAGGTGTCTCCGCGCTATCTGGAGAACGCCGCACTCCACTACCTGAAGCGGTACGCGGCGTCGGTGAGCCAGCTCAAGCGCGTGCTCGTCCGCAGGGTGGACCGATCCCTCCGTGTCCACGGTGGGGAGCGCGCCGAGGCACTCGGCTGGGTGGATGCGCTCGTGGACAAGCTCATCCGCAACGGGCTCATCAATGACAGCGCCTACGCCGGGATGAAGGCGCATGCGCTGCGCTCCTCGGGCCGCAGTGCCAGGGTGATTGCCCAGAAGCTGCGGATGAAGGGCGTCTCCGCCGAGCTCGCCCAGCAGAAGCTCGCCGAGGTTACCGCGGAGCTCTCCGAGGAGGAGGCTGCCCGCATCTGGGCGCGGAAGAAGCGCCTCGGACCCTTCCGGCGCGATGCGCGGACCCGCGAGGAGAACCGGCAGAGGGATCTCGCCGCCCTGGCGCGGGCTGGCTTCTCCTTCGGGATCGCGAAGAAGATCATCGACGCCGCACCCGAGTAG
- a CDS encoding family 20 glycosylhydrolase, translating into MKRLLLWPLVAVLASACRCPQPKPLADVPQARTALSLQWRPVDNLVGRGRFFRSALTLENQGPVALGSSGWKLYFTFSRRFLKDGDGNFSALQALEKQGIRISKADRAGSGDYHVLEPLAGFQPLLPGERRTFELLANYQAILKTDAPAGFHVVFSGEPSQKGVAFAVPLSVAFDVSDPKQTTRFGGDVLPVPTPELRHAENPAFQSLDLAARLLPVPRRVKEGSGRVTLRGGVAIGHAPALAGEAAYLASALRDVLAASITTRADEGDARISLRLDATLDIDGDGARDAEGYLLEVKNGRVSITGADAAGVFYGIQTLRQLVPTETYSAAVRPEGRHTELSLPEVSIADAPGFVYRGMHLDVARHFQSKETIKKLLDVLAHFKINTFHFHLTDDEGWRIEIPGIPELTHYGARRGFDPDETRMLHMAMGSGNNREGGDHLDVEPVRRAEASRALPPAYQGFEPEMLNLVGKGSGFYTVKDFEEILAYATERHIDVIPEIDVPGHSRAAVRAMEYRHRVFQGSDPARASEYRLADPEDTSQHLSVQSYTDNFLNPCLESTYVFLDKVVRELKARYDAVPGARLVAIHGGGDELPPLSSNVWWQDSPQCKRNPATRDLSDVQLYNHFFTRWHRIITSTGARMTGWDDVLHHGLTLQGFIPMPWSNVWGWGREGDAYTYANQGYQVVLAHATNLYLDFAYDKDPDEPGAAWANFVDDQRTFEYRPFDVFANATEDGLGRPIAPSTWKDKERLSAAGKKNILGMQGLLWGENVKTPQVLEYLAFPRMLGVAERAWNPELPPVSEMPALWARYTNSLGQYVLPRLGVYRAVDVRGELPERLGFNYRIPLPGARRIEGRLEASVLFPGLVIEYSTDAGRTWSVYSGPVPVPGKVLLRTRASDGRFSRTTELN; encoded by the coding sequence ATGAAACGACTCCTGTTGTGGCCACTCGTGGCCGTCCTGGCCTCGGCGTGCCGATGTCCCCAGCCGAAGCCGCTGGCCGATGTGCCCCAGGCCCGCACCGCTCTGTCCCTTCAGTGGCGGCCCGTGGACAACCTCGTGGGGCGCGGGAGGTTCTTCCGCTCCGCGCTGACGCTCGAGAATCAGGGGCCCGTCGCATTGGGCTCCAGCGGATGGAAGCTCTACTTCACTTTCTCCCGGCGTTTCCTGAAGGACGGCGATGGGAATTTCTCCGCGCTCCAGGCGCTCGAGAAGCAGGGGATCCGCATCTCGAAGGCGGACCGGGCCGGAAGCGGCGACTACCACGTGCTCGAACCCCTCGCGGGCTTCCAACCCCTCCTCCCGGGAGAGCGGCGCACGTTCGAGCTGCTCGCCAACTACCAGGCCATCCTGAAGACGGACGCGCCCGCCGGGTTCCATGTCGTGTTCTCCGGTGAGCCGTCCCAGAAGGGCGTCGCCTTCGCCGTGCCGTTGAGCGTCGCGTTCGATGTCTCCGATCCGAAGCAGACCACGCGCTTCGGAGGCGACGTGCTGCCGGTCCCGACGCCCGAGCTGCGCCATGCCGAGAACCCGGCCTTCCAGTCCCTGGATCTCGCGGCCCGGCTCCTGCCGGTTCCCCGGCGGGTGAAGGAGGGCTCGGGAAGGGTGACGCTTCGGGGTGGCGTCGCCATCGGCCATGCACCGGCCCTGGCGGGTGAGGCCGCCTATCTGGCCTCCGCGCTGCGGGACGTGCTGGCCGCATCCATCACGACCCGTGCGGATGAGGGGGACGCGCGGATCTCCCTTCGGCTCGATGCCACTCTCGACATCGACGGAGATGGGGCGCGAGACGCGGAGGGCTACCTCCTCGAGGTGAAGAACGGACGGGTGAGCATCACCGGCGCGGATGCGGCGGGCGTGTTCTACGGCATCCAGACACTCCGCCAGCTGGTGCCCACGGAGACCTACTCCGCGGCGGTACGGCCTGAAGGCCGCCACACGGAGCTCTCCCTGCCGGAGGTGTCCATCGCCGATGCGCCCGGGTTCGTCTACCGCGGCATGCACCTGGACGTGGCACGTCACTTCCAGTCCAAGGAGACGATCAAGAAGCTGCTCGACGTGCTGGCGCACTTCAAGATCAACACCTTCCACTTCCACCTGACCGATGACGAGGGCTGGCGGATCGAAATCCCCGGCATCCCGGAGCTCACGCACTACGGCGCGCGCCGTGGCTTCGACCCGGACGAGACCAGGATGCTCCACATGGCGATGGGGTCCGGAAACAACCGCGAGGGAGGGGACCACCTCGACGTAGAGCCCGTCCGGCGAGCGGAGGCGAGCCGTGCGCTGCCTCCGGCGTATCAAGGGTTCGAGCCGGAGATGCTCAACCTCGTCGGCAAGGGGAGCGGGTTCTACACGGTCAAGGACTTCGAGGAGATCCTTGCCTACGCCACGGAGCGGCACATCGACGTGATTCCGGAGATCGACGTCCCCGGGCACTCCCGTGCCGCCGTCCGGGCCATGGAGTATCGCCATCGCGTGTTCCAGGGCTCGGACCCGGCCCGGGCCTCCGAGTACCGTCTGGCCGACCCGGAGGACACGTCCCAGCACTTGAGCGTCCAGAGCTACACGGACAACTTCCTCAATCCCTGTCTGGAGAGCACGTACGTCTTCCTGGACAAGGTCGTCCGGGAGCTGAAGGCGCGCTACGACGCGGTACCGGGCGCCAGGCTCGTGGCCATCCATGGTGGGGGAGACGAGCTGCCCCCGCTGAGCTCCAACGTGTGGTGGCAGGACTCTCCCCAGTGCAAGCGGAACCCCGCCACCCGCGACCTGTCCGATGTCCAGCTCTACAACCATTTCTTCACCCGCTGGCATCGCATCATCACCTCGACCGGCGCGCGGATGACGGGCTGGGATGATGTCCTCCACCACGGCCTGACGCTCCAAGGCTTCATCCCCATGCCGTGGAGCAACGTGTGGGGCTGGGGCCGCGAGGGCGATGCCTACACCTATGCCAACCAGGGCTACCAGGTCGTCCTCGCCCACGCGACGAACCTCTACCTGGACTTCGCGTACGACAAGGACCCCGACGAGCCGGGCGCCGCCTGGGCCAACTTCGTCGATGACCAGCGGACGTTCGAGTACCGGCCCTTCGACGTCTTCGCCAACGCCACCGAGGACGGTCTGGGCAGGCCCATCGCGCCGTCCACCTGGAAGGACAAGGAGCGCCTGTCGGCCGCCGGGAAGAAGAACATCCTCGGCATGCAGGGCCTGCTCTGGGGAGAGAACGTCAAGACGCCCCAGGTGCTCGAGTACCTCGCCTTCCCGAGGATGCTCGGTGTCGCGGAGCGCGCCTGGAACCCCGAGCTCCCCCCCGTGAGCGAGATGCCCGCGCTCTGGGCGCGCTACACCAACAGCCTGGGCCAGTACGTGCTGCCACGGTTGGGCGTCTACCGGGCCGTGGACGTGCGCGGCGAGCTTCCGGAGCGCCTGGGCTTCAACTACCGCATCCCCCTGCCCGGCGCGCGGCGGATCGAGGGCCGCCTGGAGGCGAGCGTGCTCTTCCCCGGACTCGTCATCGAATATTCGACCGACGCGGGAAGGACGTGGAGCGTGTACTCGGGGCCTGTCCCCGTGCCCGGCAAGGTGCTCCTCAGAACCCGCGCGAGCGATGGCCGGTTCAGCCGCACCACCGAGCTGAACTGA
- a CDS encoding DUF2277 domain-containing protein: MCRNIKTLFNFEPPATEEEIRAASLQFVRKLSGFNKPSQANEAAFAKAVDDVAAAARVLLASLSTTAQPRDREVEANKARERSRLRFSRR, encoded by the coding sequence ATGTGCCGGAACATCAAGACGCTGTTCAACTTCGAGCCGCCAGCCACTGAAGAGGAGATCCGGGCGGCGTCCTTGCAGTTCGTGCGCAAGTTGAGCGGCTTCAACAAACCCTCGCAGGCCAACGAAGCGGCCTTCGCGAAAGCCGTTGACGACGTCGCGGCCGCCGCCCGTGTACTGCTGGCGTCGCTGTCCACGACCGCCCAGCCACGGGATCGCGAGGTCGAAGCCAACAAAGCGCGCGAGCGCTCACGCCTGCGCTTCAGCCGCCGCTGA
- a CDS encoding M48 family metallopeptidase produces MNSTLTLPGFLRTYALPALWVFALPLFGLWFAGHATDRFDRDLLTTVEGQIAQDTGLDEERRQQTLEFFRAVPASMACLSTGEELEGFRNSLGEVCSDLRQFNWMSLLALASVVLGIVSAVIALLCALAAFISRPFQYGGFVVGWNVLRVTGALQALAQGALAVWLSYWMTAVWFDSYYPKLILLVGVMAAAALFLVVSAIFRRPPMDFEVEAEVLEQAQAPELWAHVRQLCERLGTPPPDHILAGIDTNFFVTESEVSVGERKLTGRTLYVSLSLLRLLERSEADAVLAHEMGHLLGGDTGHGKRLAPMLARFGQYLQALRDGVLTRPIFHFMLAYRGLFELSLGRSRRASELAASITSGRDIARSLVKVGAYASFRDRVEADLFARGEQQQTVAIAQRVALGFAEYANSEAVHGDLHGVVTPHPFDSHPPLAARLENVGEALTPADVVRVLLEPTTSSWASAILEAEAIEARMWGEYEARFAEAHDVALAYRYVPSTEAERRHVEKHFPPLTFEGKEAGLEVRLDYAQVSCTEWDEPIRLEQVKSATTDERLFKKYLDLQLEGGGLFKGKRSICLSKLRDADGMVRAFGHYLGRHKTMEEHRASSRQAA; encoded by the coding sequence ATGAACTCCACCCTGACACTCCCCGGCTTCCTCCGCACCTACGCGCTACCCGCGCTCTGGGTCTTCGCGCTCCCGCTCTTCGGTCTGTGGTTCGCCGGCCATGCCACCGACCGGTTCGACCGGGACCTCCTCACCACCGTCGAGGGTCAGATCGCCCAGGATACCGGGCTCGACGAGGAGCGGCGGCAGCAGACACTGGAGTTCTTCCGTGCCGTCCCGGCCTCGATGGCCTGCCTCTCCACGGGCGAGGAGCTGGAGGGGTTTCGCAACAGCCTCGGCGAGGTGTGCTCGGACCTGCGGCAGTTCAACTGGATGAGCCTCCTGGCGCTCGCCTCGGTCGTGCTGGGGATCGTCTCCGCCGTCATCGCCCTGCTGTGCGCCCTGGCGGCGTTCATCTCCCGGCCCTTCCAGTACGGCGGCTTCGTGGTGGGCTGGAACGTGCTCCGGGTCACCGGGGCGTTGCAGGCGCTCGCGCAGGGGGCGCTGGCCGTGTGGCTGTCCTACTGGATGACCGCGGTGTGGTTCGACAGCTACTACCCGAAGCTCATCCTGCTGGTCGGCGTGATGGCCGCCGCCGCCCTCTTCCTCGTGGTGTCCGCCATCTTCCGCCGCCCACCCATGGACTTCGAGGTGGAGGCGGAGGTGCTCGAGCAGGCTCAGGCGCCGGAGCTCTGGGCCCATGTGCGCCAGCTGTGCGAGCGGCTGGGGACCCCGCCGCCGGACCACATCCTCGCGGGCATCGACACCAACTTCTTCGTCACCGAGAGCGAGGTGAGCGTCGGAGAGAGGAAGCTCACCGGCCGGACGCTCTACGTGAGCCTGTCCCTGCTGCGCCTGCTCGAGCGCTCCGAGGCCGACGCGGTGCTCGCGCACGAGATGGGGCACCTGCTCGGAGGGGACACGGGCCATGGCAAGCGGCTCGCGCCCATGCTCGCGCGCTTCGGGCAGTACCTCCAGGCGCTCCGCGACGGCGTGCTCACGCGGCCCATCTTCCACTTCATGCTGGCCTACCGCGGGCTGTTCGAGCTGTCTCTGGGGCGCAGCCGGCGCGCGAGCGAGCTCGCCGCGAGCATCACGTCGGGCCGGGACATCGCCCGCTCGCTCGTGAAGGTCGGCGCGTACGCGAGCTTCCGCGATCGCGTGGAGGCCGACCTCTTCGCCCGCGGAGAGCAGCAACAGACCGTGGCCATCGCGCAGCGGGTCGCGCTCGGCTTCGCGGAGTACGCCAACTCCGAGGCCGTGCATGGCGACCTGCACGGCGTGGTGACGCCGCATCCGTTCGACTCCCATCCCCCGCTCGCCGCGCGCCTGGAGAATGTCGGGGAGGCGCTCACGCCGGCCGACGTGGTGCGGGTGCTGCTCGAGCCCACCACCTCCTCCTGGGCGAGCGCCATCCTGGAGGCGGAGGCCATCGAGGCGCGGATGTGGGGCGAGTACGAGGCGCGCTTCGCGGAGGCGCACGACGTGGCGCTCGCCTACCGCTACGTGCCCTCCACCGAGGCGGAACGGCGCCACGTGGAGAAGCACTTCCCTCCCCTCACCTTCGAGGGCAAGGAGGCCGGGCTGGAGGTCCGGCTGGATTACGCCCAGGTGAGCTGCACGGAGTGGGACGAGCCCATCCGTCTCGAGCAGGTGAAGTCCGCCACCACGGATGAGCGGCTGTTCAAGAAGTACCTGGACCTGCAGCTCGAGGGGGGCGGCCTGTTCAAGGGCAAGCGCTCCATCTGCCTGAGCAAGCTGCGGGACGCGGACGGGATGGTCCGCGCGTTCGGGCACTACCTCGGGCGCCACAAGACCATGGAGGAGCACCGCGCGAGCTCACGGCAGGCGGCGTGA
- a CDS encoding sensor histidine kinase: MRDQSASAVLDIATLQEERARMLLDNIKDYAIFMLDPSGHVKTWNTGAERLTGYTLGEIQGRHFSLFYPPADIVAGKCERELRIATAEGRFEEEGWRVRKNGELYWANVILTVMRDPTGKLLGFAKVTKDLTERRTAQELLRQSEERFRLLVSSIKDYAIFMLDPEGRVESWNPGAQRLKGYKPEEILGQPLTRFYREEDVAKGKPWDLLRQATEHGHVEDEGWRVRKDGSVFWANVVITAVRDEKGVLRGYAKITKDLTERRKSEELMRRSEERFRLLVSSVKDYAIFMLDPEGRVVTWNSGAARLKGYSAREIVGEHFSRFYPPEELAKNKPARDLELARRDGRFEEEGWRLRKDGTTFWANVLITAMHDPAGTLLGFAKVTRDLTDHKRVEEERLRLAQTQEAVRLRDEFLSIAAHELKTPLTALLLQLQSLRNRVASLEPNIATRLGRALHSTGRLSDLIETLLDVSRISTGRLTLHPERFDLTAMVKDVAERLREAASAAGCTLLIRDGQPIEGTWDRLRIEQVLTNLLANAFKYAAGGPVELSMGREGSEALLIVTDSGPGLPEKDMPRLFGRFERAASINHYGGLGLGLYVCREIVQAHGGTISAENPPGGGARFTIRLPTEAPDPGAASDSGQP, from the coding sequence ATGCGTGACCAGAGCGCGTCGGCCGTCCTGGATATCGCGACGCTTCAAGAAGAGCGGGCGCGGATGCTCCTCGACAACATCAAGGATTACGCCATCTTCATGCTCGATCCTTCCGGGCACGTGAAGACCTGGAACACGGGCGCGGAGCGGCTCACCGGCTACACCCTGGGGGAGATCCAGGGGCGGCACTTCTCCCTCTTCTACCCTCCGGCGGACATCGTCGCCGGCAAGTGTGAGCGCGAGCTGCGGATCGCCACGGCCGAGGGCCGCTTCGAAGAGGAGGGCTGGCGTGTCCGCAAGAACGGCGAGCTCTACTGGGCCAATGTGATCCTCACCGTCATGCGCGACCCCACCGGCAAGCTGCTGGGCTTCGCCAAGGTCACGAAGGATCTCACCGAGCGCCGCACGGCCCAGGAGCTGCTCCGGCAGAGTGAGGAGCGCTTCCGGCTGCTCGTCTCGAGCATCAAGGACTACGCCATCTTCATGTTGGACCCCGAGGGGCGGGTGGAAAGCTGGAACCCCGGTGCCCAACGCCTCAAGGGCTACAAGCCCGAGGAGATTCTCGGTCAACCCCTCACCCGCTTCTACAGGGAGGAGGACGTGGCCAAGGGCAAGCCGTGGGATCTGCTGCGCCAGGCCACCGAGCACGGCCACGTCGAGGACGAGGGCTGGCGCGTCCGCAAGGACGGGTCCGTCTTCTGGGCGAACGTGGTCATCACCGCCGTGCGCGATGAGAAAGGAGTGCTGCGAGGCTACGCCAAGATCACGAAGGATCTCACCGAGCGCCGCAAGAGCGAGGAGCTGATGCGGCGCAGCGAGGAGCGGTTCCGGCTGCTGGTCTCCAGCGTGAAGGACTACGCCATCTTCATGTTGGACCCCGAAGGGCGCGTGGTGACCTGGAACAGCGGAGCGGCCCGACTCAAGGGCTACTCGGCCAGGGAGATCGTCGGCGAGCACTTCTCCCGCTTCTACCCACCCGAGGAGCTGGCGAAGAACAAGCCCGCCAGGGATCTCGAGCTCGCCAGGCGGGATGGCCGCTTCGAGGAGGAAGGATGGCGTCTGCGCAAGGACGGCACGACCTTCTGGGCCAACGTGCTCATCACCGCGATGCATGACCCGGCCGGCACGCTCCTGGGGTTCGCGAAGGTGACGCGCGACCTCACCGACCACAAGCGGGTGGAAGAGGAACGCCTCCGGCTCGCCCAGACCCAGGAGGCGGTCCGGCTGCGCGACGAGTTCCTCTCCATCGCCGCGCACGAGCTGAAGACGCCACTCACGGCACTCCTGCTCCAGCTCCAGAGCCTGAGGAATCGCGTGGCATCGCTCGAGCCGAACATCGCCACCAGGCTCGGCCGCGCGCTTCACAGCACGGGACGGCTGTCGGATCTCATCGAGACGTTGCTCGATGTCTCCCGGATCTCCACCGGCCGGCTCACCCTCCACCCGGAGCGGTTCGACCTGACCGCCATGGTGAAGGACGTGGCCGAGCGCCTCCGTGAGGCGGCGTCCGCGGCCGGCTGTACGCTCCTGATCCGGGATGGACAGCCCATCGAGGGGACCTGGGATCGCCTCCGCATCGAGCAGGTGCTCACCAACCTGTTGGCCAATGCCTTCAAATACGCGGCCGGAGGTCCGGTCGAGCTCTCGATGGGGCGAGAGGGGTCCGAGGCCCTCCTCATCGTCACCGACAGTGGGCCCGGCCTGCCGGAGAAGGACATGCCACGGCTGTTCGGCAGGTTCGAGCGCGCCGCGTCGATCAACCACTATGGCGGGCTGGGCCTGGGGCTGTACGTGTGCCGGGAAATCGTCCAGGCCCATGGAGGGACCATCTCCGCCGAGAACCCGCCCGGAGGGGGCGCCCGCTTCACCATCCGCTTGCCGACGGAAGCTCCGGACCCCGGCGCGGCATCGGACAGCGGACAACCCTGA
- a CDS encoding RNA polymerase sigma factor — translation MTDSTTHRAIHAVWRIESARLIAGLTRMVRDVGLAEELAQDALVAALEQWPKSGVPDNPGAWLTATAKHRAIDLLRRGKRIERKHEELGHDAEQDRAVPDLDEAIDNDVGDDLLRLMLIACHPVLSTEARVALTLRLLGGLTTEEIARAFLVAEPTVAQRIVRAKRTLAEAHVPFEVPRGDELIARLSSVLEVIYLIFNEGYSATAGDDWIRPGLCEDALRLGRILAELVPKEPEVHGLVALMEIQASRLRARVGPSGEPVLLLDQNRALWDRILIRRGLTALARAEALGGEQGPYVLQAAIAACHARAPTAAETDWARIARLYETLAQRMPSPIVELNRAVAVGMAFGPAAGLELVDALASERSLQGYHLLPSVRGDFLTKLGRFDEARAELERAASLTRNAREQHLLLERAEACARAARGPSQ, via the coding sequence GTGACGGATTCCACGACACATCGCGCCATCCACGCGGTCTGGAGAATCGAGTCGGCCAGGCTCATCGCCGGTCTCACCCGAATGGTGCGCGACGTCGGCCTCGCCGAGGAGCTCGCGCAGGACGCGCTCGTCGCCGCGCTCGAGCAGTGGCCGAAGTCGGGCGTCCCGGACAACCCGGGTGCCTGGCTCACGGCCACCGCGAAGCACCGTGCGATCGACCTCTTGCGCCGAGGCAAGAGGATCGAGCGTAAGCACGAGGAGCTCGGTCACGACGCCGAGCAGGACAGGGCCGTGCCGGATCTCGACGAGGCGATCGACAATGACGTCGGCGATGATCTGCTGCGCCTCATGCTCATCGCCTGTCATCCGGTCCTCTCGACCGAGGCGCGTGTCGCGCTCACGCTCCGCCTGCTCGGAGGCCTGACGACCGAGGAGATCGCCCGCGCGTTCCTCGTCGCGGAGCCGACCGTCGCCCAACGCATCGTCCGGGCCAAGCGGACCCTCGCCGAGGCGCACGTCCCCTTCGAGGTCCCGCGAGGGGACGAGCTCATCGCCCGGCTGTCGTCGGTGCTCGAGGTCATCTACCTCATCTTCAACGAGGGCTACTCGGCGACCGCCGGTGACGATTGGATCCGCCCCGGGCTCTGCGAGGACGCACTTCGTCTCGGCCGTATCCTGGCCGAGCTCGTCCCGAAGGAGCCGGAGGTCCACGGCCTCGTGGCGCTCATGGAGATCCAGGCGTCGCGGCTGAGGGCGCGGGTCGGTCCGTCGGGAGAGCCCGTCCTGTTGCTGGATCAGAACCGCGCGCTCTGGGATCGAATCCTCATCCGCCGGGGTCTCACGGCGCTCGCGCGTGCCGAGGCGCTCGGCGGCGAGCAGGGTCCCTACGTGTTGCAGGCCGCGATCGCCGCCTGTCACGCACGGGCGCCGACGGCGGCGGAGACGGACTGGGCGCGCATCGCCAGGCTCTACGAGACGCTCGCCCAGCGCATGCCCTCCCCCATCGTGGAGCTGAATCGCGCGGTCGCCGTCGGGATGGCGTTCGGACCCGCGGCGGGGCTCGAGCTCGTCGATGCACTGGCCTCGGAGCGCTCGCTCCAGGGCTACCACCTGTTGCCGAGCGTGCGCGGCGACTTCCTCACGAAGCTCGGGCGCTTCGACGAGGCCCGCGCGGAGCTCGAGCGCGCGGCATCGCTCACGCGCAACGCACGCGAGCAACACCTTCTGCTCGAGCGCGCCGAGGCGTGTGCCCGCGCCGCTCGTGGGCCTTCGCAATAG
- a CDS encoding serine/threonine protein kinase translates to MQQVGKYQLIRKLATGGMAEVFLAKAAGPMGFEKTLVLKRILPHLAEEPAFVQMFLSEAKLAARLTHPHIAQIFDFGEADGAYFLAMEYIDGPSLRTLIKRASAQGLLLPPDMCARLVSHACEGLAFAHDFTDPETGEALDVIHRDISPDNILLSRQGAVKVVDFGIAKAAGHGTRTESGVIKGKLAYMPPEQLRGQALDRRADVYALGVVLYELLTARRPFASSTDAGLMQAILFSTPVPAAQVRPDLPEPLQRILARALSMEREQRYPDCHSFQADLEEFILLAGKPVVTQQIAQLITRATSSTEIPVAQPGTTPHGSRYTTTPVHTPAPTATRTDPEAFSTPVTVKRPEKSSEPLTIPNRPQRLKEPHPLEDLEIRQQEELVKRWRSRRRELTLVACVLLAAGGGIVLWRTAPEPKPQESVPVAENQPSPSLPSVPAPSTDNTGERAQANPSAPSASLHPKNATPQEQKQKPAAPNAIPQDPVTSKNVRPPSRVGSAPKLNRTALASPDPKLNGTLKLRIRPPATVAVDGEELGYTTAPIELSAGPHIVTLVSHTLSKIVQKDIEVEPGKTTILEVNLHQE, encoded by the coding sequence ATGCAGCAAGTCGGCAAGTACCAGCTGATCCGCAAGCTCGCCACTGGAGGCATGGCCGAGGTGTTCCTCGCCAAGGCCGCTGGTCCCATGGGCTTCGAGAAGACGCTGGTGCTCAAGCGCATCCTGCCGCACCTGGCCGAGGAACCCGCCTTCGTACAGATGTTCCTCTCCGAGGCGAAGCTGGCCGCGCGGCTCACCCACCCGCACATCGCACAGATCTTCGATTTCGGAGAGGCCGACGGCGCGTACTTCCTGGCCATGGAGTACATCGACGGGCCCAGTCTGCGTACGCTCATCAAGCGCGCGTCGGCGCAGGGACTGTTGCTGCCGCCCGATATGTGTGCCCGGCTCGTCTCCCATGCGTGCGAGGGGCTGGCCTTCGCCCATGATTTCACCGATCCGGAGACCGGTGAGGCACTGGACGTCATCCACCGAGACATCAGTCCGGACAACATCCTGCTGTCCAGACAGGGAGCAGTGAAGGTAGTGGACTTCGGCATCGCCAAGGCCGCCGGACATGGGACCCGGACGGAGAGCGGAGTCATCAAGGGCAAGCTGGCGTACATGCCGCCCGAGCAGCTCCGAGGCCAGGCGTTGGACCGGAGGGCGGACGTGTATGCGCTGGGCGTGGTCCTCTACGAGCTGCTCACCGCCCGCCGGCCGTTTGCATCGAGCACGGATGCTGGCCTGATGCAGGCCATCCTCTTTTCGACCCCCGTGCCCGCGGCGCAGGTCCGGCCAGACCTGCCTGAGCCCCTGCAGCGAATCCTCGCACGGGCGCTTTCCATGGAGCGTGAGCAGCGCTATCCGGACTGCCATTCCTTCCAGGCGGATCTAGAGGAGTTCATCCTCCTGGCCGGTAAGCCAGTGGTGACTCAGCAGATCGCTCAGCTCATCACGCGGGCCACTTCGAGCACCGAGATTCCGGTGGCCCAGCCGGGCACGACGCCCCATGGGTCACGTTACACGACCACGCCAGTCCACACGCCAGCGCCCACCGCCACGAGAACGGACCCGGAGGCTTTCAGCACGCCAGTGACGGTGAAGAGGCCCGAGAAATCCTCCGAACCCTTGACCATACCAAATCGCCCTCAACGGCTGAAGGAGCCCCATCCTCTTGAGGATCTGGAGATACGGCAGCAAGAAGAGCTCGTGAAGCGTTGGCGATCTCGCAGGAGGGAACTGACCCTCGTGGCATGCGTGCTGCTCGCGGCGGGAGGCGGCATCGTGCTGTGGCGGACAGCCCCCGAGCCCAAGCCTCAGGAGTCGGTGCCCGTGGCTGAGAACCAGCCATCTCCTTCCCTTCCCTCAGTTCCCGCTCCGTCCACGGACAATACTGGAGAACGGGCCCAAGCAAATCCCAGTGCTCCATCGGCGTCGCTGCATCCCAAGAACGCCACACCCCAGGAGCAGAAGCAGAAGCCAGCCGCGCCGAACGCCATTCCTCAGGACCCCGTCACGTCCAAGAACGTGCGTCCTCCGTCCCGGGTGGGCAGTGCTCCCAAGCTCAATCGCACTGCATTGGCTTCTCCCGATCCCAAGCTCAATGGCACCCTCAAGCTGCGAATCCGGCCGCCAGCCACCGTCGCAGTGGACGGGGAGGAGTTGGGATACACGACCGCGCCAATAGAGCTGTCTGCGGGGCCTCACATCGTGACGCTCGTCAGCCACACACTCTCGAAGATCGTGCAAAAGGACATCGAGGTGGAGCCCGGAAAGACCACGATCCTCGAGGTCAACCTCCATCAGGAGTGA